In Micromonospora purpureochromogenes, a single window of DNA contains:
- a CDS encoding cytochrome P450 gives MVTTPVDRSPEGTLAFLREGYRYIGSRCDRYGSDIFQTRLLLEPTICLRGRPAAVLFYDSERFQRQGAMPLRGQRTLTGRGGVQGLDGPTHTDRKGMFLSIMTPNAVRQLGQLFADEWTTRIPVWERSGPVVLYDEVGRMLTRAICAWAGVPLASSEVVRRTDQLHAMIDGPAALGPRHWRGLLGRRRGERWAGDVVDRARVGTLPAPEGSALRAIAEHRDAQGRLLPRRIAAVELLNVLRPTVAIDRYVVFAALALHDHPAWRERVRAGDEATECFVQEVRRYYPFFPIAAARVRRSFDWQGHHFPRGRRVLLDLYGTNHHPDLWPEPERFRPERFAGWRDDPYGFVPQGGGEHLGGHRCAGEWVTIELMKRAVTQLTTAMRYEVPPQNLALNLGRMPTLPPSGFVIDDVRRTD, from the coding sequence ATGGTCACCACTCCCGTCGACCGCAGCCCGGAGGGCACCCTGGCGTTCCTGCGCGAGGGATACCGGTACATCGGCTCCCGCTGCGACCGCTACGGCAGCGACATCTTCCAGACCCGACTGCTGCTGGAACCGACGATCTGCCTGCGCGGCCGGCCGGCGGCGGTGCTCTTCTACGACTCGGAGCGGTTCCAGCGCCAGGGCGCGATGCCCCTGCGGGGCCAGCGGACGCTGACCGGCCGGGGTGGCGTGCAGGGGCTGGACGGGCCAACGCACACCGACCGCAAGGGCATGTTTCTGTCGATCATGACACCGAACGCGGTGCGGCAGCTCGGGCAGCTCTTCGCCGACGAGTGGACCACCCGCATCCCGGTCTGGGAGCGGTCCGGCCCGGTGGTCCTCTACGACGAGGTCGGCCGGATGCTGACCCGGGCGATCTGCGCCTGGGCGGGTGTCCCGCTGGCCAGCAGCGAGGTGGTCCGGCGCACCGACCAGCTGCACGCGATGATCGACGGGCCGGCGGCGCTCGGCCCCCGGCACTGGCGCGGGCTGCTCGGCCGCCGCCGGGGCGAACGGTGGGCCGGCGACGTGGTGGATCGGGCCCGGGTCGGCACGCTGCCCGCGCCCGAGGGCAGCGCGCTGCGGGCGATCGCCGAGCACCGGGACGCCCAGGGCCGGCTGCTGCCCCGCCGGATCGCCGCGGTGGAGCTGCTCAACGTGCTGCGCCCCACCGTCGCCATCGACCGCTACGTGGTCTTCGCCGCCCTGGCCCTGCACGACCACCCGGCCTGGCGGGAGCGGGTCCGGGCCGGCGACGAGGCCACCGAGTGCTTCGTGCAGGAGGTCCGCCGCTACTACCCGTTCTTCCCAATTGCCGCCGCCCGGGTCCGGCGCTCCTTCGACTGGCAGGGGCACCACTTCCCGCGCGGCCGGCGGGTGCTGCTCGACCTGTACGGCACCAACCACCACCCCGACCTCTGGCCGGAGCCGGAACGGTTCCGGCCAGAGCGCTTCGCCGGCTGGCGTGACGACCCGTACGGCTTCGTGCCGCAGGGCGGCGGCGAGCACCTGGGCGGGCACCGCTGCGCCGGCGAGTGGGTCACCATCGAGCTGATGAAGCGCGCGGTCACCCAGCTGACCACCGCCATGCGGTACGAGGTGCCACCGCAGAACCTGGCGCTGAACCTGGGCCGGATGCCGACCCTGCCGCCCAGCGGCTTCGTCATCGACGACGTGCGCCGCACCGACTGA
- a CDS encoding DUF397 domain-containing protein, protein MGQHPKGDFDLSRAVWQRAEADTSDSAVEVAFVDDLIGMRNSAEPDGPVLVFTQAEWDAFVAGAQDGEFDLD, encoded by the coding sequence ATGGGTCAGCACCCCAAGGGCGATTTCGACCTGTCCCGGGCGGTCTGGCAGCGAGCCGAGGCCGACACCTCCGACAGCGCGGTCGAGGTGGCCTTCGTCGACGACCTGATCGGCATGCGCAACTCCGCCGAGCCGGACGGACCGGTGCTGGTCTTCACCCAGGCCGAGTGGGACGCCTTCGTCGCGGGCGCGCAGGACGGCGAGTTCGACCTGGACTGA
- the pepN gene encoding aminopeptidase N, which produces MPSLTRVEATARRALITVESYEVDLDLTGGGERFRSTATIRFRATPGADTFVEVKPARLLGARLNDRDLDPDALADNRLPLTGLTGENTLTVTAEMAYSNTGEGMHRFVDPADGETYLYAMSFLDDVQRLFAAFDQPDLKAPVTLSVTAPPEWTVAANGQLAANPRPGRWEFAPTAPLATYFVSLIAGPWHVRRAEHDGIPLGVYCRRSLAEHLDADIDEILTVTRQCFDRFHQLFAERYPFAKYDQAFVPEFNAGAMENPGLVTLRDDYVFRSAVTDTQRELRATTIAHEMAHMWFGDLVTMRWWDDLWLNESFAEYLGTRVTAEATRFDQAWTTFAMRRKAWGYTADQRPSTHPVAPEEVRDAAQGLLNFDGISYAKGASVLRQLVAWLGDEAFLAGLNAHFAAHRFGNATLADLLASLSSASGRDLTDWAERWLRRPQVNTLRMDTAVDADGRWVDAALVQTAPDAHPVLRPHRVGVGRYAPDGTVRRLEVDLDPDTDKGRTELTALIGEPATGLLLPNDGDLTFAKIRLDAASADAVPMVLPGLADPLARALLWGEALDAARDGERPVAAVVALIAAALPAETEVIIAEDVLTLSRGLIDRYLDPLARDAALLRVAGACAALLAGAPAGGSLQLAAARGLIAASTDAGLLAGWLAGDGVPEGLAVDTDLRWALLLRLVVLGAAGEPEIAAQAAADRSATGAERAACCRAALPDAEAKRVAWEIVISSTELSNRLVEATAEGFWQPEQVELTAPYVERYFADMPAAARLRTAWTADRVTTLAFPRYAVAQPTRELAAALLARDDLTPGLRRWVTDLDDDLRRALVARTAVAAASA; this is translated from the coding sequence ATGCCGAGCCTGACCCGTGTAGAGGCCACCGCGCGTCGCGCGCTGATCACCGTCGAGTCCTACGAGGTGGACCTCGACCTGACCGGCGGCGGCGAGCGGTTCCGCTCCACCGCCACCATCCGGTTCCGGGCCACCCCCGGGGCCGACACCTTCGTCGAGGTCAAACCCGCCCGACTGCTCGGGGCGCGCCTCAACGACCGCGACCTCGACCCGGACGCGCTGGCCGACAACCGGCTGCCGCTGACCGGGCTGACCGGGGAGAACACGCTGACGGTCACCGCCGAGATGGCGTACTCGAACACCGGCGAGGGGATGCACCGCTTCGTCGACCCGGCCGACGGCGAGACCTACCTCTACGCGATGTCCTTCCTGGACGACGTGCAGCGGCTCTTCGCCGCCTTCGACCAGCCCGACCTGAAGGCGCCGGTGACCCTGTCGGTCACCGCGCCGCCGGAGTGGACGGTCGCCGCCAACGGGCAGCTCGCCGCCAACCCCCGGCCGGGGCGTTGGGAGTTCGCGCCGACCGCGCCGCTGGCCACGTACTTCGTCTCGCTGATCGCCGGCCCCTGGCACGTGCGCCGGGCCGAGCACGACGGCATCCCCCTCGGTGTCTACTGCCGGCGCTCCCTGGCCGAGCACCTGGACGCCGACATCGACGAGATCCTGACCGTCACCCGGCAGTGCTTCGACCGCTTCCACCAGCTCTTCGCCGAGCGCTACCCGTTCGCCAAGTACGACCAGGCGTTCGTGCCGGAGTTCAACGCCGGCGCGATGGAGAACCCGGGTCTGGTCACCCTCCGGGACGACTACGTCTTCCGGTCGGCGGTCACCGACACCCAGCGCGAGCTGCGGGCCACCACCATCGCGCACGAGATGGCGCACATGTGGTTCGGCGACCTGGTGACCATGCGGTGGTGGGACGACCTGTGGCTGAACGAGTCGTTCGCGGAGTACCTGGGCACCCGGGTGACCGCCGAGGCGACCCGCTTCGACCAGGCCTGGACGACCTTCGCGATGCGCCGCAAGGCCTGGGGATACACCGCCGACCAGCGTCCCTCCACCCACCCGGTGGCTCCGGAGGAGGTCCGCGACGCCGCCCAGGGCCTGCTCAACTTCGACGGCATCTCGTACGCCAAGGGCGCCAGCGTGCTGCGGCAGCTGGTCGCCTGGCTGGGCGACGAGGCCTTCCTGGCCGGCCTGAACGCCCACTTCGCCGCGCACCGGTTCGGCAACGCCACCCTGGCCGACCTGCTGGCCAGCCTCAGCTCGGCCAGCGGCCGGGACCTCACCGACTGGGCGGAGCGCTGGCTGCGCCGCCCCCAGGTCAACACGCTGCGGATGGACACGGCGGTGGACGCCGACGGCCGCTGGGTCGACGCCGCCCTGGTGCAGACCGCCCCGGACGCCCACCCCGTGCTGCGCCCGCACCGGGTCGGCGTGGGCCGGTACGCCCCCGACGGCACGGTGCGCCGCCTCGAGGTGGACCTCGACCCGGACACCGACAAGGGCCGCACCGAGCTGACCGCGCTGATCGGCGAGCCGGCCACCGGCCTGCTGCTGCCCAACGACGGCGACCTGACCTTCGCCAAGATCCGCCTCGACGCCGCCTCCGCCGACGCGGTGCCGATGGTGCTGCCGGGGCTGGCCGACCCGCTGGCCCGGGCGCTGCTCTGGGGTGAGGCGCTGGACGCCGCCCGGGACGGCGAGCGCCCGGTCGCCGCCGTGGTCGCGCTGATCGCGGCGGCGCTGCCCGCCGAGACCGAGGTGATCATCGCCGAGGACGTGCTCACGCTGAGCCGTGGCCTGATCGACCGCTACCTCGACCCGCTGGCCCGGGACGCCGCGCTGCTGCGGGTCGCCGGGGCGTGCGCCGCGCTGCTCGCCGGGGCGCCGGCCGGCGGCTCGTTGCAGCTCGCCGCCGCGCGGGGCCTGATCGCCGCCAGCACCGACGCCGGGCTGCTCGCCGGCTGGCTGGCCGGGGACGGGGTGCCGGAAGGGTTGGCGGTGGACACCGACCTGCGCTGGGCGCTGCTGCTGCGGCTGGTGGTGCTGGGTGCGGCGGGCGAGCCGGAGATCGCCGCGCAGGCGGCCGCCGACCGCAGCGCCACCGGGGCGGAACGGGCCGCGTGCTGCCGGGCGGCGCTGCCGGACGCCGAGGCCAAGCGGGTCGCCTGGGAGATCGTGATCAGCAGCACCGAACTGTCCAACCGGCTGGTCGAGGCGACCGCCGAGGGCTTCTGGCAGCCCGAGCAGGTTGAGCTGACCGCGCCGTACGTCGAGCGGTACTTCGCCGACATGCCGGCGGCCGCGCGGCTGCGTACCGCCTGGACGGCCGACCGGGTGACCACCCTGGCGTTCCCCCGGTACGCCGTGGCGCAGCCCACCCGGGAGCTGGCCGCGGCGCTGCTGGCCCGCGACGACCTGACGCCGGGCCTGCGCCGCTGGGTCACCGACCTGGACGACGACCTGCGCCGCGCGCTGGTGGCGCGGACGGCGGTGGCCGCCGCGTCGGCCTGA
- the nadD gene encoding nicotinate-nucleotide adenylyltransferase translates to MEEDIRRIGIMGGTFDPIHHGHLVAASEVADRFGLDEVVFVPTGQPWQKADEPVSPAEDRYLMTVIATASNPRFQVSRVDIDRSGPTYTVDTLRDLHAEYGPKVQLYFITGADALDKILSWKDLDEIFELAHFIGVTRPGFELTDKHLPADTVSLVQVPAMAISSTDCRERVARGEPVWYLLPDGVVQYIAKRRLYQR, encoded by the coding sequence GTGGAGGAAGACATCCGGCGGATCGGGATCATGGGCGGCACCTTCGACCCGATCCACCACGGGCACCTGGTGGCGGCGAGCGAGGTGGCCGACCGGTTCGGCCTGGACGAGGTGGTCTTCGTCCCGACCGGTCAGCCGTGGCAGAAGGCGGACGAGCCGGTCAGCCCCGCCGAGGACCGCTACCTGATGACGGTGATCGCCACCGCCTCCAACCCCCGCTTCCAGGTCAGCCGGGTGGACATCGACCGCAGTGGCCCCACCTACACCGTCGACACCCTGCGCGACCTGCACGCCGAGTACGGCCCGAAGGTGCAGCTCTACTTCATCACCGGCGCGGACGCGCTGGACAAGATCCTCTCCTGGAAGGACCTGGACGAGATCTTCGAGCTGGCCCACTTCATCGGTGTGACCCGCCCCGGGTTCGAGCTCACCGACAAGCACCTGCCCGCCGACACGGTGAGCCTGGTGCAGGTCCCGGCGATGGCGATCTCCTCCACCGACTGCCGCGAGCGGGTGGCCCGGGGGGAGCCGGTCTGGTACCTGCTGCCCGACGGTGTGGTGCAGTACATCGCGAAACGCCGGCTCTACCAGCGGTGA
- the rsfS gene encoding ribosome silencing factor, which produces MTVSERAHELAMAAAQAAADKKAQDIVIIDVGDQLAITDAFVLAAAPNERQVLAIVDAIEERLLELPEKAKPVRREGERGGRWVLLDYVDIVVHVQHTEEREFYALDRLWKDCPQIPFVDRDLVEADASAGTSTAE; this is translated from the coding sequence GTGACAGTTTCCGAACGCGCTCACGAGCTGGCGATGGCCGCCGCCCAGGCCGCGGCCGACAAGAAGGCGCAGGACATCGTCATCATCGACGTGGGCGACCAACTCGCCATCACCGACGCGTTCGTCCTCGCCGCGGCCCCCAACGAGCGTCAGGTGCTGGCCATCGTCGACGCCATCGAGGAGCGGCTGCTCGAGCTGCCGGAGAAGGCCAAGCCGGTGCGCCGCGAGGGCGAGCGGGGCGGCCGCTGGGTGCTGCTCGACTACGTCGACATCGTCGTGCACGTGCAGCACACCGAGGAGCGCGAGTTCTACGCCCTCGACCGGCTCTGGAAGGACTGCCCCCAGATCCCGTTCGTGGATCGGGACCTGGTCGAGGCGGACGCCTCCGCCGGCACCTCCACCGCGGAATGA
- a CDS encoding histidine phosphatase family protein, which produces MTRLIIWRHGNTDWNAASRVQGQTDVALNDLGREQARTAAPLLAALRPDAIVASDLSRAADTAAALAAVTGLPVRTDVRLRERYFGRWQGLALTEVAERFPDEYARWRAGDPDPGAEIETLDDLGKRVGAAFQDAADLVPGGTVVVATHGGGARQGCGYLLGWDHAVLRTVGSLQNCHWTELRYDDGVKRRTVPGWHLRAHNVGLITRPAPGEPV; this is translated from the coding sequence ATGACCCGCCTGATCATCTGGCGGCACGGCAACACCGACTGGAACGCCGCCAGCCGGGTCCAGGGGCAGACCGACGTGGCGCTGAACGACCTGGGCCGCGAGCAGGCCCGCACGGCGGCGCCGCTGCTCGCGGCCCTGCGTCCGGACGCCATCGTCGCCTCCGACCTCAGCCGGGCCGCGGACACCGCCGCCGCCCTCGCGGCGGTCACCGGCCTTCCGGTACGCACCGACGTCCGGCTGCGCGAGCGGTACTTCGGCCGCTGGCAGGGGCTGGCGCTGACCGAGGTCGCCGAGCGGTTCCCCGACGAGTACGCCCGCTGGCGGGCCGGCGACCCGGACCCGGGCGCGGAGATCGAGACCCTCGACGACCTGGGCAAGCGGGTCGGTGCAGCCTTCCAGGACGCCGCCGATCTCGTCCCCGGTGGCACCGTCGTGGTCGCCACCCACGGGGGCGGGGCCCGGCAGGGCTGTGGCTACCTGCTCGGCTGGGACCACGCGGTCCTGCGGACCGTGGGCTCCCTGCAGAACTGCCACTGGACCGAGCTGCGGTACGACGACGGCGTGAAGCGGCGTACGGTCCCGGGCTGGCACCTGCGGGCCCACAATGTCGGTCTGATCACCCGGCCGGCGCCCGGCGAGCCGGTCTGA
- a CDS encoding DegV family protein, with amino-acid sequence MPVAVVTDSTAYLPPELVRAHRLTVVPLTVVLNGAEGLEGIETFPADATRVLGGRRVSVSTSRPAPEQFARTYRELLDGGADAVLSVHLSAELSGTVEAARLAAAELGDRVEVVDSRSTGMGLGFPVLAAATAAAAGADLPGVRQAALDTVDRTTIYFYVDTLEFLRRGGRINAAEALLGTALSVKPIMHMPDGAIVVRDKVRTASRGVARLVDLAVEAAGDADVDLGVHHLAAPQRAEQLLDALTERLGDRLHDTYVSEAGAVVAAHAGPGLASVVVHRRP; translated from the coding sequence ATGCCCGTCGCGGTCGTCACCGACTCCACCGCCTACCTCCCGCCCGAGCTGGTGCGGGCGCACCGGCTCACCGTGGTGCCCCTGACCGTCGTGCTCAACGGCGCGGAGGGGCTGGAGGGGATCGAGACCTTCCCCGCCGACGCCACCCGGGTGCTCGGCGGCCGGCGGGTCTCGGTCAGCACTTCCCGCCCGGCCCCGGAGCAGTTCGCGCGGACGTACCGGGAACTGCTCGACGGCGGCGCGGACGCCGTGCTGTCGGTGCACCTGTCGGCGGAACTCTCCGGCACCGTCGAGGCGGCCCGGCTGGCCGCCGCTGAGCTGGGCGACCGGGTCGAGGTGGTCGACAGCCGCTCCACCGGCATGGGCCTGGGCTTCCCGGTGCTCGCCGCCGCCACGGCCGCCGCGGCCGGTGCCGACCTTCCCGGGGTACGGCAGGCCGCCCTGGACACCGTCGACCGCACCACCATCTACTTCTACGTCGACACGCTGGAGTTCCTCCGCCGCGGCGGTCGGATCAACGCGGCCGAGGCGCTGCTCGGCACCGCCCTCTCGGTCAAGCCGATCATGCACATGCCGGACGGCGCGATCGTGGTCCGGGACAAGGTGCGCACCGCCAGCCGAGGCGTGGCCCGCCTGGTCGACCTGGCCGTCGAGGCGGCCGGCGACGCCGACGTGGACCTCGGTGTGCACCACCTCGCCGCGCCGCAGCGAGCCGAACAGCTCCTCGATGCGCTCACCGAGCGGCTCGGCGACCGGCTACACGACACGTACGTCTCCGAGGCCGGCGCGGTGGTCGCCGCCCACGCCGGGCCGGGCCTGGCCAGCGTGGTCGTGCACCGCCGGCCCTGA
- a CDS encoding SDR family NAD(P)-dependent oxidoreductase has translation MSYVVTGGGRGVGRAVTERLLDTGGTVVVVERDPDALAWLPAHPAADRLVPVVGDAADEAVAGHAADLAEGAAPLAGWVNNAAVFRDASVHSAPPAQVWDLIGLNVRPALVGATTAVRRFLAAGTGGAIVNVSSHQARRPVPGCLPYATAKAAVEGLTRALAVEYGPRGVRTNAVALGSIHTERHAAFLAEREPAEAEWIEAELARLHPVGRAGRVDEVAEAVAYLLSATFVNGVTLPVDGGRAVLGLDPEAH, from the coding sequence ATGTCGTACGTGGTGACCGGCGGTGGCCGCGGTGTCGGCCGCGCCGTGACCGAACGGCTGCTCGACACTGGTGGCACGGTGGTGGTCGTCGAGCGGGACCCGGACGCGCTGGCGTGGCTGCCTGCGCACCCCGCCGCTGACCGGCTGGTGCCGGTGGTCGGCGACGCGGCGGACGAAGCAGTCGCCGGGCACGCCGCCGACCTGGCCGAGGGGGCCGCGCCGCTGGCCGGCTGGGTCAACAACGCGGCGGTGTTCCGGGACGCCTCGGTGCACTCCGCGCCGCCGGCGCAGGTGTGGGACCTCATTGGACTCAACGTGCGCCCGGCCCTGGTCGGCGCGACGACGGCGGTACGCCGGTTCCTCGCCGCCGGCACCGGCGGCGCGATCGTCAACGTCTCGTCCCACCAGGCCCGCCGGCCGGTGCCGGGCTGCCTGCCGTACGCCACCGCCAAGGCGGCCGTCGAGGGGCTGACCCGGGCGCTGGCCGTGGAGTACGGGCCCCGGGGAGTACGCACCAATGCGGTCGCGCTCGGCTCGATCCACACCGAGCGGCATGCGGCGTTCCTGGCTGAGCGGGAGCCCGCTGAGGCGGAGTGGATCGAGGCGGAGCTGGCCCGGCTGCACCCGGTCGGCCGGGCCGGTCGGGTGGACGAGGTGGCGGAAGCCGTGGCGTACCTGCTCTCGGCGACCTTTGTGAACGGGGTGACCCTGCCGGTCGACGGGGGACGGGCGGTCCTGGGGCTGGACCCGGAGGCCCACTGA
- a CDS encoding GntR family transcriptional regulator, with translation MPTRPPHYRRVADDIEAKIRSGEYGPGQQLPSVSEIGEIYNVARSTAYRAVKELHERNLIYGQQGQGVFVAEPD, from the coding sequence ATGCCAACCAGACCACCGCACTATCGGCGGGTCGCCGATGACATCGAGGCCAAGATTCGCTCTGGCGAGTACGGGCCTGGGCAACAACTACCGTCGGTTTCCGAGATCGGCGAGATCTACAACGTCGCACGGTCGACCGCGTACCGGGCCGTCAAGGAACTACACGAGCGGAACCTGATTTACGGGCAACAGGGTCAAGGCGTCTTCGTCGCCGAACCTGACTAG
- a CDS encoding helix-hairpin-helix domain-containing protein: MSHDEETMVRQRLFRLVGATSSEGESSRPRRTTPGDTEPAPAPRSGPFNEPPHASRPGRFADSAAPPSQPGPPRHSAPLASTARASDVEADDGMPVPDEANASVASASRLPGPGAFDPGRRGVRALAAAALVVVLGAGFWAWRSRPQAEPVRPVASVSAPEVSTASEATATGSGELVVAVAGKVRRPGLVRVPAGARVADAVQAAGGALPGVDVTLLNPARKVADGELILVGVAAPPGQPGAAAPPAAGDPSAPGGLVNLNTATLAQLDGLPGVGPVLAQRILTHRDQHGGFRSVGDLRQVEGIGDARYEQLKDLVTV, encoded by the coding sequence GTGTCACACGACGAGGAGACAATGGTGCGGCAGCGGCTGTTCCGCCTGGTCGGGGCAACGTCGTCGGAGGGGGAAAGCTCGCGCCCCCGGCGTACCACGCCAGGAGACACCGAGCCGGCGCCAGCGCCTCGGTCGGGGCCATTCAATGAGCCGCCTCATGCATCCCGGCCCGGGCGCTTCGCCGATTCGGCCGCGCCGCCGTCCCAGCCCGGGCCCCCGCGACATTCCGCTCCGCTGGCATCCACCGCTCGGGCGTCGGACGTGGAGGCCGACGACGGGATGCCGGTACCCGACGAGGCCAACGCGTCCGTCGCCTCGGCCTCCCGGCTGCCCGGCCCCGGCGCCTTCGATCCGGGTCGACGCGGCGTGCGGGCGCTGGCCGCCGCCGCGCTGGTTGTAGTGCTCGGGGCCGGCTTCTGGGCCTGGCGGTCCCGGCCGCAGGCCGAACCGGTCCGCCCGGTGGCGTCCGTGTCCGCACCCGAGGTGTCCACCGCCTCCGAGGCGACCGCGACCGGCTCCGGCGAGCTGGTCGTCGCGGTCGCCGGCAAGGTACGTCGCCCGGGCCTGGTGCGGGTGCCGGCAGGCGCGCGGGTCGCCGATGCGGTGCAGGCGGCCGGCGGTGCCCTCCCCGGCGTGGACGTGACCCTGCTCAACCCGGCCCGCAAGGTGGCCGACGGGGAGCTGATCCTGGTCGGAGTCGCCGCGCCGCCCGGCCAGCCCGGCGCCGCCGCGCCCCCGGCCGCCGGTGACCCGTCCGCACCGGGCGGCCTGGTCAACCTCAACACCGCGACGCTGGCCCAGCTCGACGGGCTGCCCGGGGTCGGTCCGGTGCTCGCCCAGCGCATCCTGACCCACCGCGACCAACACGGCGGGTTCCGCTCGGTCGGCGACCTCCGCCAGGTAGAGGGCATCGGCGACGCGCGCTACGAGCAGCTCAAGGACCTGGTGACGGTGTGA